The Paenibacillus sp. 481 DNA window GATTGGGAAACGCTTGGTCGACCGACATCAGCTGTTAGAACATTTCTTGACGATGATTGGTGTGCAAGAAGAGCATATTTACAAAGATGTTGAAGGTATTGAGCATCATCTAAGCTGGGATTCAATTACGTGTATCGAAACGTTAGTGGAATATTTCCGCCGCGAGCCCGAACGGATTGAGCAATTACGCAGTTTGCGTGGCGAATTAGATAAAGAATCATAAAACAACTGTTTCCAGCGAAACAGTTGTTTTATTTTTTGCGTCTAATGATATAGGAACTGCTTACACGGCATTAAATGATGGTACATAGGGTGTTTATCCAAAATGTTGCATACGCAATTGTACGTAGTCGCAAGCCAAGCAAGGCCTAATATGATTTATGGGAGAGGTAGCACAATGAAAAAAGCAAAACAAATGCTGCTGAGCACTTTGGCAGCGATAATGCTGAGCGGATGTTTACCTGCATCTGCGCCCGTCAATGCGGCGCCAGCGTCAGACATTAAGGTATTTGTCAATGAACGTCAATTGAAGACAGACGTTGCTCCTTACTTAGTGCCTGTAAAAAATGTAACGATGATGCCATTCAGAGCCGTTGGGGAAGCGGTAGGTGCTGAAGTATCGTGGTTGCAAGCAGAGAAGCAGGTTGTCTTCAACAAAGACGGACAATCGATCCGACTTACGCTTGGGCAAAGTGAAGCCGAGGTGAACGGACAACATGTTGCTCTAGATTCAGGTGCGCAAATGCGCAACGGCAGAACGATGGTACCGCTGCGGTTTATCGGCGAGAGCATTGGGCTGAACGTGCAGTGGGACGGGAGCAGCCGTTCCGTAATGTTGGCGTCAACGGACGCCACTGGAAACTCTGGAAATTCTGGAAACGGCAACACAGGCAGTACTGGGAACGGTAATACAGGCAGTACCGGGAACGGTAATACAGGCGGAGGGGCAGAGAATCAACAGCACGCTCAGCAGCTCCGTGGCACATGGGTTTCGACGGTATACAACATTGATTGGCCGCACGATCCAAAGAAGAATGGATTTAACGCGGAGCAGCAGAAACAGCAATATATCGAGATGCTCGATACATTGAAGGAGAGCGGTCTGAACGCGGTATTTGTCCAAGTTAGACCGACAGCGGATGCTTTTTACAAATCAGAAATGTTGCCGTGGTCCGAGTGGTTGACAGGAAAGCAAGGTCAAGACCCCGGATATGACCCGTTAGCGTTTATGATTGAGGAAACCCATAAGCGTGGCATGCAGTTCCATGCGTGGTTTAACCCATATCGGGTGAGTGTACATAGTCAAGTCGAGAAACTAACTGCCGATCATCCGGCACGACTTAATCCGAGTTGGGTTGTGAAGCATAACGGTAAGCTGCTGTTTAATCCTGGAGTGCCAGCGGCAAGAACATTTATTAAAGATTCTATTATGGAAGTTGTCCGCAATTATAATATTGATGGCGTTCATTTTGACGATTATTTTTACCCGTACGGCGAGGATAAAGAGCCTTTCCGCGACGATGAAACGTACAACACGTACAATAATGGATTTAAGTCGAAAGCCGATTGGCGCCGCAACAATGTGAATCTGTTTGTGCAGCAAATGAATCGCGAAATCAAAGCGATTAAGCCAAATGTTTCGTTTGGGATTAGCCCATTCGGGGTATGGCGCAATTCAACGTTAGATCCAACAGGTTCCAATACGAAGGCAGGACTAAG harbors:
- the mntR gene encoding transcriptional regulator MntR: MPTPSMEDYLERIYKLIDEKGYARVSDIAEGLEVHPSSVTKMIQKLDKDEYLIYEKYRGLVLTSKGKKIGKRLVDRHQLLEHFLTMIGVQEEHIYKDVEGIEHHLSWDSITCIETLVEYFRREPERIEQLRSLRGELDKES
- a CDS encoding family 10 glycosylhydrolase, with protein sequence MKKAKQMLLSTLAAIMLSGCLPASAPVNAAPASDIKVFVNERQLKTDVAPYLVPVKNVTMMPFRAVGEAVGAEVSWLQAEKQVVFNKDGQSIRLTLGQSEAEVNGQHVALDSGAQMRNGRTMVPLRFIGESIGLNVQWDGSSRSVMLASTDATGNSGNSGNGNTGSTGNGNTGSTGNGNTGGGAENQQHAQQLRGTWVSTVYNIDWPHDPKKNGFNAEQQKQQYIEMLDTLKESGLNAVFVQVRPTADAFYKSEMLPWSEWLTGKQGQDPGYDPLAFMIEETHKRGMQFHAWFNPYRVSVHSQVEKLTADHPARLNPSWVVKHNGKLLFNPGVPAARTFIKDSIMEVVRNYNIDGVHFDDYFYPYGEDKEPFRDDETYNTYNNGFKSKADWRRNNVNLFVQQMNREIKAIKPNVSFGISPFGVWRNSTLDPTGSNTKAGLSSYDNLYADVRTWIRNGWIDYVAPQVYWHIGHRLASYDTLVDWWVKETAGTNVKLYIGHAAYKLADAKEKDWKSADVLLDQLDYNKQYGTVTGSIFFSAKNLIQNTKNVADELEKHYSRESASQTQ